The Mustelus asterias chromosome 13, sMusAst1.hap1.1, whole genome shotgun sequence genomic sequence TGGGCCCTGGAATTCCCACCCGAAAACCCCTCAAGGTTTCCTTCAAAAGTGACCAGGTGAaatatctcatagaatccctacagtgcagaaggaggccgcttggcccatcgagtctgcaccgaccacaatcccatccaggccctatccccataaccctatgcatttaccctagctagtcgccctgacacgaaggggcaatttggcatggccaatccaccgaattcACACATCTGTGGACATCTTATGAtttggtatcaaattttgtttgatgataCTTCTGTCAAGAACCTCAGAACATTAATGGTGCTGTAACACAAGGGGTTGTGGGCAGATCCCAGTGTGGGTCAGCATTCATTCGAAAAGGAAGGGGAAATGGCTTAGTGTTCACTTAGTTAAGCAAACGGTAAACAGATGCTCACAACCTCACTGTTTCAGAAATGCTTTAATTGCTACACAAATATAAATCGAACTGTACAATTAACACTCAGCATGTTGCACCCAATCGCTGTAGAAGAGTTGAGCCACTCCCAGAATTAGTTCTGATTTCCAGCTTTCTGGCTCATTTTAAACTTCCCGCGATGGTTGGATCTTTGAGGAGCCCCTTCCTTCAATTTCTTCTTTGTAAAGGGATGCGGTTCTGCCTGTGTTCGGAGGAAATAgaacagatcatagaatctacagtgcaggaggccgccatttggcccatcaagtctggaccgaccacaatcccatccaggccataaccccatgcatttaccctagccaatccccctgacagtagggtcaatttagcatagccaatccacctaacctgcacatctttcagactgtgggaggaaaccagagcccccggaggaaacccacgcagacacggggagaacatgcaaactccgcacagacagcgacccgagccgggaatcgaacccgggtccctggcgctgtgaggcagcagtgctaaccactgtgccgctctattGCATGTCAGGAGAAGAGCGGTGAACTGCGCGACATCGATGCCCAACCTTACTTCAttttatgtttaagtttatttattcgtcacaagtaaggcttacattaacactgcgatgaagttactgtgaaactcccctagtcgccacactctggcgcctgttcaggttatgcaccctaaccagcatgtctttcagactgggaggaaacccacgcagacacggggagaacgtgcaaacaccatacaaatgtatgcgcatttagaacggaacaatctcgttagtgatagcatggttttgtaagagggaggtcgtgccttacaaatttggtggagttttttgaggaagtgacaaaaacggttgacgaaggtagggccgtggatgtcatctatatggatttcagtaaggcatttgacaaagtccctcatggcaggttggttaagaaggttaaggctcgtgGAATACaaagagaggtggctagatgggtagagaactggcttggccacaggagacagagggtagcagtcgaagggtctttttctggctggagctctgtgaccagtgaccgcagggctctgtactgggacctctgctatttgtgatatatatacatgatttggaagaaggtgtaactggtgtaatcagcaagtttgcggatgacacgaagatggctggacttgcagatagcgaagagcattgtcgggcaatacagcaggatatagataggctggaaaattgggcggagaggtggcagatggaatttaatccggataaatgcgaagtgatgcattttggaagaactaatgtaggggggagttatacaataaatggcagagccatcaagagtatagaaacagaggtgtgcaagtccacaaatccttgaaggtggcagcacaggtgaagaaggcatatggtatgcttgcctttataggacggggaatagagtataaaagctggagtctaatgttgcagctgtatagaatgctggttcgaccacatttggagtactgcgtccagttctggtcgctgcactaccagaaggacgtggaggctttagagagagtgcagagaaggtttaccaggatgttgcctggtatggagggtcttagctatgaggagagattgggtaaactgggcttgttctccctggaaagacagagaatgcggggagacctaatagaggtgtacaaaattatgaagggtatagatagggtgaacagtgggaagctttttcccaggtcggaggtgacgatcacgaggggtcacgggctcaaggtgagaggggcgaagtataactcagatatcagagggacgttttttacacagagggtggtgggggtctggaatgcgctgccaagtagggtggtggaggcaggcacgctgacatcgtttaagacttacctggatagtcacatgagcagtctgggaatggagggatacaaacgaatggtctagttggaccagtgagcggcacaggcttggagggccgaagggcctgtttcctgtgctgtactgttctttgttcatacagacagtgacccaagctcgaaattgaacccaggtccctggcgctgtgaggcagcagtgctgacccactgtgctgccccatgatGAGAGAAACCACACTCActagaggccatttagcccctcaagccaaTTCTGAGAATCAATCAGGTTATGTTTGATTTGTGCCACAACTCCGTTTACCCTCCTTGCCTCAATTTCCCTCAATACGTACCCAACAAAAATCTGTTAATTCAGTCTTGAAGGCTCCCTCCCAATTGTTTCCATTATCCAATATTTATGTTAGGAGTATTGagggagattgtggtcggtacgggAATTGGGGAATTTTGGTCAGGTATTGGGGGGTTTTGTTCGGTACGGGTATTGGGGGGTTTTGTTCGGTACGGTTATTGGGGGGGTTTTGTTCAGTAcgggtattagaacatagaacatagaacattacagcgcagaacaggcccttcggcccacgatgttgcaccgaccagttaaaaaaaaactgtgaccctccaacctaaaccaatttcttttcgtccatgaacctatctacggatctcttaaacgcccccaaactaggcgcatttactactgatgctggcagggcattccaatccctcaccaccctctgggtaaagaacctacccctgacatcggttctataactaccccccctcaatttaaagccatgccccctcgtgctggatttctccatcagaggaaaaaggctatcactatccaccctatctaaacctctaatcatcttatatgtttcaataagatcccctcttagccgccgcctttccagcgaaaacaatcccaaatccctcagcctctcctcataggatctcccctccataccaggcaacatcctggtaaacctcccctgcaccctctccaaagcctccacatccttcctgtaatgtggggaccagaactgcacacagtactccaagtgcggccgcaccagagttgtgtacagttgcaacataacactacgactcctaaattcaatccccctaccaataaacggcaagacaccatatgccttcttaacaaccttatctacttgattggGGGGGTTTTGTTCAGTACGGGTATTGGGGGGTTTTGTTCAGTACGGGTATTGGGGGGTTTTGTTCAGTACGGGTATTGGGGGGGTTTTGTTCAGTACGGGTATTGGGGGGGTTTTGTTCAGTACGGGTATTGGGGGGTTTTGTTCAGTACGGGAATTGGGGGGTTTTGTTCAGTACGGGAATTGGGGGGTTTTGTTCAGTACGGGTATTGGGGGGTTTTGTTCAGTACGGGTATTGGGGGGTTTTGTTCGGTACGGGTATTGGGGGGTTTTGTTCGGTACGGGTATTGGGGGGTTTTGTTCGGTACGGGTATTGGGGGGTTTTGTTCAGTACGGGTATTGGGGGGTTTTGTTCGGTACGGGTATTGGGGGGTTTTGTTCGGTACGGGTATTGGGGGGTTTTGTTCGGTACGGGTATTGGGGGGTTTTGTTCGGTACGGGTATTGGGGGGGTTTTGTTCAGTACGGGTATTGGGGGGTTTTGTTCAGTACGGTTATTGGGGGGTTTTGTTCAGTACGGTTATTGGGGGGTTTTGTTCAGTACGGGTATTGGGGGGTTTTGTTCGGTACGGGTATTGGGGGGTTTTGTTCAGTACGGTTATTGGGGGGCTTTGTTCGGTACGGGTATTGGGGGGTTTTGTTCAGTACGGGTATTGGGGGGTTTTGTTCAGTACGGGTATTGGGGGGTTTTGTTCAGTACGGGTATTGGGTTTTGTTCAGTACGGGTATTGGGGGGGTTTTGTTCAGTACGGGTATTGGGGGGTTTTGTTCAGTACGGGTATTGGGGGGTTTTGTTCAGTACGGGTATTGGGGGGTTTTGTTCGGTACGGGTATTGGGGGGTTTTGTTCAGTACGGGTATTGGGGGGTTTTGTTCAGTACGGGAATTGGGGGGTTTTGTTCAGTACGGGTATTGGGGGGTTTTGTTCAGTACGGGAATTGGGGGGTTTTGTTCAGTACGGGTATTGGGGGGTTTTGTTCAGTACGGGTATTGGGGGGGTTTTGTTCAGTACGGGTATTGGGGGGTTTTGTTCGGTACGGGTATTGGGGGGTTTTGTTCGGTACGGGTATTGGGGCATTTTGTTCGGTACGGGTATTGGGGGGTTTTGTTCGGTACGGGTATTGGGGGGTTTTGTTCAGTACGGGTATTGGGGGGTTTTGTTCAGTACGGGTATTGTGGGGTTTTGTTCGGTACGGGTATTGGGGGGGTTTGTTCGGTACGGGTATTGGGGGGTTTTGTTCAGTACGGGTATTGGGGGGTTTTGTTCGGTACGGGTATTGGGGGGTTTTGTTCGGTACGGGTATTGGGGGGTTTTGTTCAGTACGGGAATTGGGGGGTTTTGTTCAGTACGGGTATTGGGGGGTTTTGTTCAGTACGGTTATTGGGGGGTTTTGTTCGGTACGGGTATTGGGGGGTTTTGTTCGGTACGGGTATTGGGGGGTTTTGTTCAGTACGGGTATTGGGGGGTTTTGTTCAGTACGGGTATTGGGGGGTTTTGTTCAGTACGGGTATTGGGGGGTTTTGTTCAGTACGGGTATTGGGTGGTTTTGTTCAGTACGGGAATTGGGGGGTTTTGTTCAGTACGGGTATTGGGGGGTTTTGTTCAGTACGGTTATTGGGGGGTTTTGTTCAGTACGGGTATTGGGGGGTTTTGTTCGGTACGGGAATTGGGGGGTTTTGTTCGGTACGGGTATTGGGGGGTTTTGTTCAGTACGGGTATTGGGGGGTTTTGTTCGGTACGGGTATTGGGGGGTTTTGTTCGGTACGGGTATTGGGGGGTTTTGTTCAGTACGGGTATTGGGGGGTTTTGTTCGGTACGGGTATTGGGGGGTTTTGTTCGGTACGGGTATTGGGGGGTTTTGTTCAGTACGGGTATTGGGGGGTTTTGTTCGGTACGGGTATTGGGGGGGTTTTGTTCGGTACGGGTATTGGGGGGGTTTTGTTCGGTACGGGTATTGGGGGGTTTTGTTCGGTACGGGTATTGGGGGGTTTTGTTCGGTACGGGTATTGGGGGGGTTTTGTTCGGTACGGGTATTGGGGGGGTTTTGTTCGGTACGGGTATTGGGGGGGTTTTGTTCGGTACGGGTATTGGGGGGTTTTGTTCAGTACGGGAATTGGGGGGTTTTGTTCAGTACGGGTATTGGGGGGTTTTGTTCGGTACGGGTATTGGGGGGTTTTGTTCAGTACGGGAATTGGGGGGTTTTGTTCAGTACGGGAATTGGGGGGTTTTGTTCAGTACGGGAATTGGGGGGTTTTGTTCGGTACGGTTATTGGGGGGTTTTGTTCAGTACGGGTATTGGGGGGTTTTGTTCAGTACGGGAATTGGGGGGTTTTGTTCAGTACGGGTATTGGGGGGTTTTGTTCGGTACGGGTATTGGGGGGGTTTTGTTCGGTACGGGTATTGGGGGGTTTTGTTCGGTACGGGTATTGGGGGGGTTTTGTTCGGTACGGTTATTGGGGGGTTTTGTTCAGTACGGTTATTGGGGGGTTTTGTTCAGTACGGGTATTGGGGGGTTTTGTTCGGTACGGTTATTGGGGGGTTTTGTTCGGTACGGGTATTGGGGGGTTTTGTTCAGTACGGGAATTGGGGGGTTTTGTTCAGTACGGGAATTGGGGGGTTTTGTTCAGTACGGGAATTGGGGGGTTTTGTTCGGTACGGTTATTGGGGGGTTTTGTTCAGTACGGGTATTGGGGGGTTTTGTTCAGTACGGGAATTGGGGGGTTTTGTTCAGTACGGGTATTGGGGGGTTTTGTTCGGTACGGGTATTGGGGGGGTTTTGTTCGGTACGGGTATTGGGGGGTTTTGTTCGGTACGGGTATTGGGGGGGTTTTGTTCGGTACGGTTATTGGGGGGTTTTGTTCAGTACGGTTATTGGGGGGTTTTGTTCAGTACGGGTATTGGGGGGTTTTGTTCGGTACGGTTATTGGGGGGTTTTGTTCGGTACGGGTATTGGGGGGTTTTGTTCAGTACGGTTATTGGGGGGTTTTGTTCAGTACGGTTATTGGGGGGTTTTGTTCGGTACGGGTATTGGGGGGTTTTGTTCGGTACGGGTATTGGGGGGTTTTGTTCGGTACGGGTATTGGGGGGGTTTTGTTCAGTACGGGTATTGGGGGGTTTTGTTCGGTACGGGTATTGGGGGGGTTTTGTTCGGTACGGGTATTGGGGGGTTTTGTTCAGTACGGGTATTGGGGGGTTTTGTTCAGTACGGGTATTGGGGGGTTTTGTTCGGTACGGGTATTGGGATTTTCATTGGGAACGGGTattgggattacaggaataaagTGATAGATGTCATTAATAAAGAGTttcgctgcgatctattgaatAGCAGAACTGACACGCTGGGTAGACTGGCTTCCTATTCTGAAGAATGGCAGGAATTAAACACATTCCTTTATTGTTCTTGTGTGGTGGGTGCAGCCTTTACCTTTTTCCGCTTTCTTGGCAATGGCGTCTCGACCTCCATTTTTTCATTGTCAGTTTCCTCTTGATTCACAAGCAATTCTGTCCGTGTGTCGTCATTTCTGTTAAAGAGGTGATCTGCAAAATCAATGTGAACTGTTAGGACTGAACAGGTTACTGAGCCCAAGAATAAAAGAGAGCTGGATtatcagcagagatacagtcagtaacacagggtgctgggggagaggggttactgagtgacagtgtgagggagctggattatcagcagagatacagtcagtaacacagggtgctgggggagaggggttactgagtgacagtgtgagggagctggtttaacatcagtacagatacagtcagtaacacagggtgctgggggagaggggttactgagtgacagtttgagggagctggattaacatcagcagagatacagtcagtaacacagggtgctgggggagaggggttactgagtgacagtgcgagggagctggattagcatcagtacagatacagtcagtaacacagggtgctgggggagaggggttactgagtgacagtgtgagggagctggattaacatcagcagagatacagtcagtaacacagggtgctgggggggggggggaagaggggttactgaatgatggtgtgagggagctggattatcagcaAAGGTACAtcattctccttagagcagacaaGGTTAAGgagagttcattttttaaaacctCAGCCAGTTGTGACCAGGAATCGCTGATGGAAATGTTGGTGGAATCAGACTTCACAGTACCTTTCAAcagggaattagataaatacttgtCAATGGGGAAtgtgcagggaaaaggcagggggtggGAACAACTGGATAGAATCAGCACAGggtggatggaccaaatggcctcctcctgccctgggTGACTGTAACAGAAATCTCAGGTCTCTAAAACACTAGTGGAATCCAAGTTAAAGGTTGCAGCCTCCAACCAATCACATGGTCTCAGCTTGCAGTAACTCACCTGGGTACAGGTCACTCATACTGTCATCTGAGTTGTCACTCTCACTTCCTTCACCACTCCCGTCTGGCTCCCAGAACTCCTTCCGATTGCGGTAAGTGTCCTTACTGTCAGATTCCCGATTCCGTTTCTTCTGCGACAGACATGCCGGGATGAAGGGGACCCCGAGAGCAGCACATTCGTTAACTGAGTTGAGACAGAAGGACACAGCATGAGAGTGACACTGCACCACACCATTCCCACCCATAATCAGGGCAACACCATTGCACTGACACCAGCTAGGATCCTGGCAATACCAGCTTGCTCCATCCGTAAGGGCAACAGTTCCATTGTCCCCACTCCCCCAAGTATCAAATCAAAGTGTCAGAATCAGATATGCAAATTTcacacgggagtgagttacagactggaatctaatcgaggggttcagggtggtttatatataaaataacagatacccgggagtgagttacagactggaatctaatcgaggggttcggggtggtttatatatagaataacagatacccgggagtgagttacagactggaatctaatcgaggggttcggggtggtttatatatagaataacagataaccgggagtgagttacagactggaatctaatcgaggggttcggggtggtttgtatatagaataacagatacccgggagtgagttacagactggaatctaatcgaggggttcggggtggtttatatataaaataacagatacccgggagtgagttacagattggtatctaatcgaggggtttggggtggtttatatatagaataacagatacccgggagtgagttacagattggaatctaatcgaggggttccgggtggtttatatatagaataacagattcccgggagtgagttacagactggaatctaatcgaggggttccgggtggtttatatatagaataacagatacccgggagtgagttacagactggaatctaatcgaggggttccgggtggtttatatatagaataacagatacccgggagtgagttacagactggaatctaatcgaggggttcggggtggtttatatataaaataacagatacccgggagtgagttacagactggaatctaatcgaggggttcggggtggtttatatacagaataacagatacccgggagtgagttacagactggaatctaatcgaggggttcagggtggtttatatatagaattacagatacccgggagtgagttacagactggaatctaatcgaggggttcggggtggtttatatgtagaataacagatacccgggagtgagttacaaactggaatctaatcgaggggttcggggtggtttatatatagaataacagatacccgggagtgagtagaaactggaatctaatcgaggggttctgggtggtttatatatcgaataacagatacccgggagtgagttacagactggaatctaatcgaggggttcggggtggtttatatatagaataacagatacccgggagtgagttacagactggaatctaatcgaggggttcggggtggtttatatatagaataacagatacccgggagtgagttacagactgaaatctaatcgaggggtttggggtggtttatatatagaataacagatacccgggagtgagttacagactgaaatctaatcgaggggttcggggtggtttatatatagaataacagatacccgggagtgagtagaaactggaatctaatcgaggggttctgggtggtttatatatagaataacagatacccgggagtgagttacagactggaatctaatcgaggggttcggggtggtttatatatagaataacagatacccgggagtgagttacagactggaatctaatcgaggggttcggggtggtttatatatagaataacagatacccgggagtgagttacagactgaaatctaatcgaggggtttggggtggtttatatatagaataacagatacccaggagtgagttacagactgaaatctaatcgaggggttccgggtggtttatatatagaataacagatacctgggagtgagttacagactggaatctaatcgaggggttctgggtggtttatatatagaataacagatacccgggagtgagttacagactgaaatctaatcgaggggttccgggtggtttatatatagaataacagatacctgggagtgagttacagactggaatctaatcgaggggttcggggtggtttatatatagaataacagatacctgggagtgagttacagactggaatctaatcgaggggttcggggtggtttatatatagaataacagatacccgggagtgagttacagactggaatataatcgaggggttcggggtggtttatatatagaataacagatacctgggagtgagttacagactggaatctaatcgaggggttcggggtggtttatatatagaataacagatacccgggagtgagttacagactggaatctaatcgaggggttcagggtggtttatatatagaataacagatacccgggagtgagttacagactgcaatctaatcgaggggttcggggtggtttatatatagaataacagatacccgggagtgagttacagactggaatctaatcgaggggttcggggtggtttatatatagaataacagatacctgggagtgagttacagactggaatctaatcgagggttcggggtggtttatatatagaataacagatacctgggagtgagttacagactggaatctaatcgaggggttcggggtggtttatatatagaataacagatacccgggagtgagttacagactggaatctaatcgaggggtttggggtggtttatatataaaataacagatacccgggagtgagttacagactggaatctaatcgaggggtttggggtggtttatatatagaataacagatacctgggagtgagttacagactggaatctaatcgaggggtttggggtggtttatatatagaataacagatacccgggagtgagttacagactggaatctaatcgaggggtttggggtggtttatatatagaataacagatacccgggagtgagttacagactggaatctaatcgaggggtttggggtggtttatatatagaataacaggtagccgggagtgagttacagactggaatctaatcgaggggttttgaACATGTGAAGTAGCTTCGACATCACCTTGAGTTGTTTATAATTAATTAGTTGAGCCACATGGTTAATAAACTTCTAACTATTTACATGCCGTGCATTCCCGCGTCCGTTTTAGTCTCTCGTTCAGATGAGCAGCACTTACATTTCTTCAGTGCTCTTTGATAACGTTTCCCATTCACGTGGCGAAGAACATGCTGAGGAATCTTGTTAATGTGGCGGATTGTCAATTTACAGAACAGCTGCTGCCTGAGAACAGACAAGAAGAATTAAAGAAGGAtcgtgcatttctatagcacctaacACCTCCAAACATCCCAAATCACTTCAGAGTAAATGAAGCACGTTTTGGAACTATAGCACTGCAGCCAATGtgcgcacagcaagctgccaGAAACAGCAGGGGAAGAACTGCTGGATAATCATTTGTTTAATGAGGTTGATTGTAGAGTAAATATTAGCTGCAACACCTGGGGGAAATTAATAAAATAATGGTTGAAGGATTATGATTATTTTCATTCCAAGACGGACAAATGGCACCTCGGTTAGATATTTTAACTGAATGATAGcaactccaacagtgcggcactccctcagtactgaccctctgacagtgcggcactccctcagtactgaccctctgacagtgcggcgctccctcagtactgaccctctgacagtgcggcgctccctcagtactgaccctctgacagtgcggcactccctcagtactgaccctctgacagtgcggcactccctcagtactgaccctctgacagtgcggcactccctcagcactgaccctctgacagtgcggcactccctcagcactgaccctctgacaatgcggcactccctcagtactgaccctctgacaatgcggcactccctcagtattgaccctccgacaatgcggcgctccctcagtactgaccctctgacaatgcggcgctccctcagtactgaccctctgacaatgcagcactccctcagcactgaccctctgacaatgcggcgctccctcagtactgaccctctgacaatgcagcactccctcagcactgaccctctgacagtgcggcactccctcagtactgaccctctgacagtgcggcactccctcagcactgaccctccgacaatgcggcactccctcagtactgaccctccgacaatgcggcgctccctcagtactgaccctctgacaatgcagcactccctcagcactgaccctctgacagtgcggcactccctcagcactgaccctctgacaatgcagcactccctcagcactgaccctctgacagtgcggcactccctcagtactgaccctctgacagtgcggcactccctcagcactgaccctccgacaatgcggcactccctcagtactgaccctccgacaatgcggcgctccctcagtactgaccctctgacaatgcagcactccctcagcactgaccctctgacagtgcggcactccctcagcactgaccctctgacagtgcagcactccctcagtactgaccctccgacaatacggcactccctcagtactgaccctctgacaatgtgggcactccctcagtgctgacccattg encodes the following:
- the LOC144502345 gene encoding surfeit locus protein 2-like; this encodes MEAPGPAALSPELAAFLQQHPALQPDHNNRVKCSLTGHELPCRLADLQAYTKGKKYQRVAMKEPFNYSQYEPHVVPSTKNPQQLFCKLTIRHINKIPQHVLRHVNGKRYQRALKKFNECAALGVPFIPACLSQKKRNRESDSKDTYRNRKEFWEPDGSGEGSESDNSDDSMSDLYPDHLFNRNDDTRTELLVNQEETDNEKMEVETPLPRKRKKAEPHPFTKKKLKEGAPQRSNHRGKFKMSQKAGNQN